One Portunus trituberculatus isolate SZX2019 chromosome 43, ASM1759143v1, whole genome shotgun sequence DNA segment encodes these proteins:
- the LOC123517938 gene encoding zinc finger protein 16-like — protein MPSDFSRCVSQESGVLVQQQQQQQKAYSNTSTTISLECDVKAFCSTPPATSPEKKTCVTELPSSPGHASPAASDDLNAHQEPECCRSDSVLGHSQELTAEKGSGLDSARAATPFVNTVPLIPHSKRVLIISAPASNTAGNANGEILLIGRDLVISKSGGSHVVSKYSGQNTENNTSALPFLFSSNSLTIQKIEYKCKVLQEHCKECECDTPRLHVYLIRGHKCSGACNLSEPFQCSFSEHLRPSTKSSDLSLLTPKVTEMTGKMKAKCRTKKTNSFKFSNNMIKVEPSSDDALMSDSLPQAKKKLSMADREKQEPESELLGEAECVWLPTIMSTLSGDVEYVVLDDDALNLGTAERPASPQSLKSKINNIFEDIDEKPVIQNINVTPPTTKPTRTRLPLLRRLSEINLKAASTHAATRDTVPPTGEATPTQKASEESSVDDPASSSLAEVCTNHCPSIKDIFGDISVKEEPLDDVKQDMSVDDFSKEIMKGSSKESNVATVNFVQKKEAGDDEAAEEEKGSGKGLFAKLIKEESNTNGEEGNTDGHNSDDSLGPLQIDEKYSPSSEDAGLALAKEVVELNMPSVNIISPFKIKILLGSPNRETQQVQVDPTPQAGTALVGKVVEVNNVMLTPKNLQPSSDHTAGGDEAESTGKTLDGIKSLTCIYCHTSCPNAQALARHFENHQKDGLIICYFCQKSFGDKTGMKRHMRTHTGEKPYQCKICGKRFSLPGNFKKHRDIHEDKRTEPCGVCGKTFRRKEHLKYHMRTHTGEKPFSCSECGTCFTARYSLQIHMNIHLGKKPYKCTYCNKAFSDKSTMRKHVRVHTGERPFRCQECWRCFGESGTLAAHMATHRNERPYACDKCDLRFKTTGGLRQHEKVHTGEKQYACKFCGMKFLQKYNMAMHERIHTGEKPYTCSHCQRSFRSRSCLSKHVVLHGGEDERRFGCDHCNSRFYRKAHLRRHIDMHLGIKNYECEHCKKKFCTRGTLRSHCKTFHSNGARRFPCSNCGRVFKRKVYVNTHLCANTAYKAVNRDGEKISETSSQGMFHESTDSEDLAFEVKSEPEDDGGNEEVESSEVIDIAAALSQDVKMEWDTEVNI, from the coding sequence ATGCCCAGTGACTTTTCCCGCTGTGTGTCGCAAGAATCAGGGGTATtagtccagcagcagcagcagcagcagaaggctTACAgtaacacctccaccaccatctccttagAGTGTGACGTCAAGGCTTTCTGCTCTACTCCACCTGCGACATCACCAGAAAAGAAAACCTGTGTCACTGAGCTTCCTTCCTCACCCGGTCATGCGTCACCAGCAGCCTCAGACGATCTAAATGCTCACCAAGAACCTGAGTGTTGCCGGTCTGACTCAGTGCTTGGTCATTCTCAGGAACTGACTGCAGAGAAAGGCAGTGGACTAGACTCTGCACGCGCAGCGACACCCTTCGTGAACACTGTGCCACTCATTCCACACAGCAAAAGGGTACTGATTATCTCGGCCCCCGCCTCAAACACAGCGGGGAATGCTAACGGTGAGATTTTGTTGATTGGTCGTGATCTTGTAATATCAAAGAGCGGAGGCTCCCATGTAGTAAGTAAATATTCGGGCCAGAACACAGAAAATAATACATctgccctccctttcctcttcagcAGTAACAGCCTAACCATACAGAAAATAGAATACAAGTGTAAAGTGTTGCAGGAACATTGTAAGGAGTGTGAGTGTGATACTCCCCGCCTGCACGTGTACCTCATCCGTGGCCACAAGTGCAGCGGGGCATGCAACCTCTCTGAACCCTTCCAGTGTAGCTTCTCCGAACACCTCCGTCCATCCACCAAATCCTCTGATCTGTCTCTTCTCACGCCCAAGGTTACAGAGATGACagggaaaatgaaagcaaagtgTCGGACGAAGAAAACTAATTCTTTCAAGTTTTCCAACAACATGATAAAAGTTGAGCCGTCAAGTGATGACGCACTTATGTCGGACAGTCTACCGCAGGCCAAGAAGAAACTATCTATGGCGGACAGAGAGAAGCAGGAGCCAGAATCAGAGCTGCTCGGggaggcagagtgtgtgtggCTGCCCACCATCATGAGCACGCTGTCAGGAGACGTGGAGTATGTGGTGTTGGATGACGATGCGCTCAACCTGGGAACAGCAGAAAGGCCAGCATCTCCTCAGTCCCTCAAATCTAAGATCAATAATATTTTTGAGGATATTGACGAGAAACCTGTCATTCAGAATATCAATGTCACTCCACCTACCACCAAACCGACCAGAACTAGACTCCCTTTACTTCGAAGACTGTCCGAAATAAACCTTAAAGCTGCCTCCACACATGCGGCTACCCGGGACACTGTGCCCCCAACAGGGGAAGCAACGCCCACTCAAAAAGCATCTGAGGAAAGCAGTGTAGATGATCCCGCCTCGTCAAGCTTGGCTGAAGTGTGCACCAACCATTGCCCATCCATCAAAGACATATTTGGCGACATTAGTGTAAAGGAGGAACCTTTGGACGATGTAAAACAGGATATGTCTGTCGATGATTTTAGTAAAGAGATTATGAAAGGCTCAAGTAAAGAGTCCAACGTGGCAACAGTTAACTTTGTGCAGAAGAAAGAGGCGGGTGACGACGaggcagcagaagaagaaaagggctCTGGGAAAGGTCTGTTTGCCAAACTAATCAAGGAGGAAAGTAATACCAACGGGGAAGAAGGGAATACTGACGGCCACAACTCGGATGACTCACTTGGCCCACTCCAGATAGACGAGAAGTACTCGCCCTCCTCAGAGGACGCAGGCCTGGCCTTGGCCAAGGAGGTAGTGGAGCTCAACATGCCGAGCGTCAACATCATCAGTCCATTCAAGATCAAGATCCTGCTGGGAAGCCCAAACCGGGAGACACAGCAGGTGCAGGTGGACCCAACGCCCCAGGCCGGCACTGCCCTCGTCGGGAAGGTGGTTGAGGTGAACAATGTGATGCTCACGCCCAAGAACCTCCAGCCGAGTTCAGACCACACTGCAGGAGGAGATGAAGCAGAATCAACTGGCAAAACACTAGATGGCATAAAGAGCCTGACCTGTATTTACTGTCATACCAGTTGCCCCAATGCCCAAGCCCTGGCGCGACATTTTGAAAACCACCAGAAAGATGGTCTGATTATTTGTTACTTCTGCCAGAAGAGTTTTGGCGATAAGACAGGCATGAAGAGACACATGCGAACTCACACTGGTGAGAAGCCTTACCAGTGTAAGATCTGTGGCAAGCGGTTCAGTCTGCCAGGTAACTTTAAGAAGCACCGAGACATTCACGAGGACAAGCGCACAGAGCCTTGTGGTGTGTGCGGCAAAACGTTCAGGCGGAAAGAACATCTCAAGTATCACATGCGGACCCACACAGGTGAGAAGCCTTTCAGCTGCAGCGAGTGCGGCACTTGCTTCACGGCCAGGTATTCCCTCCAGATACACATGAATATACACCTGGGCAAGAAACCGTACAAGTGCACATACTGCAACAAGGCATTCTCGGATAAGTCTACCATGAGGAAACACGTGCGCGTTCACACGGGCGAGCGGCCCTTCCGGTGCCAGGAGTGCTGGCGCTGCTTCGGGGAGTCTGGCACCCTGGCAGCACACATGGCCACACATCGCAATGAGCGACCCTATGCCTGTGACAAGTGTGACCTGCGATTCAAGACCACTGGTGGCCTGAGACAGCATGAGAAGGTTCACACTGGGGAGAAACAATACGCGTGCAAGTTTTGTGGCATGAAGTTCTTGCAGAAGTACAACATGGCCATGCACGAAAGGATACACACGGGGGAGAAGCCGTACACATGCTCCCATTGCCAGCGTAGTTTCCGTAGCCGCTCGTGCCTGTCCAAACACGTGGTGCTGCACGGTGGCGAGGACGAGCGGCGCTTTGGCTGCGATCACTGCAATAGCAGATTTTACCGCAAAGCTCACCTCAGACGGCACATTGATATGCACCTAGGAATAAAGAACTACGAGTGTGAACACTGTAAAAAGAAATTTTGTACAAGAGGAACACTAAGAAGTCACTGCAAGACCTTCCACTCTAACGGAGCAAGACGCTTCCCGTGCAGCAATTGTGGCAGAGTGTTCAAGAGGAAGGTGTACGTCAACACCCACCTGTGTGCCAACACTGCCTACAAGGCCGTCAACAGGGACGGAGAGAAGATATCGGAGACATCCTCACAAGGCATGTTTCATGAGTCCACTGATTCAGAAGACCTTGCGTTTGAGGTAAAGAGTGAACCAGAGGATGacggaggaaatgaggaagtggaaAGCAGCGAAGTGATAGACATTGCTGCTGCCCTGAGTCAAGACGTGAAGATGGAGTGGGATACTGAAGTTAACATATGA